One genomic segment of Mycolicibacterium chubuense NBB4 includes these proteins:
- a CDS encoding VOC family protein, with protein sequence MIKPDNQNTEFTLGGINHVALVCSDMAKTVDFYSNVLGMPLIKSLDLPGGMGQHFFFDAGNGDCVAFFWFADAPDRVPGISSPEAIPGIGDIVSAVSTMNHLAFHVPAEKFDEYRQKLKDKGVRVGPVLNHDESAAQVSATVHPGVYVRSFYFLDPDGITLEFACWTREFGDADTMTPPKTAADRRVPTPASG encoded by the coding sequence ATGATCAAGCCGGACAATCAGAACACCGAGTTCACGCTCGGCGGCATCAACCACGTGGCCCTTGTCTGTTCGGACATGGCCAAGACGGTCGACTTCTACAGCAACGTGCTGGGGATGCCGCTGATCAAATCGCTCGACCTGCCGGGCGGCATGGGACAGCACTTCTTCTTCGACGCCGGCAACGGTGACTGCGTGGCGTTCTTCTGGTTCGCCGACGCGCCCGACCGGGTGCCGGGGATCTCGTCGCCGGAGGCGATCCCGGGGATCGGGGACATCGTCAGCGCGGTGAGCACGATGAACCACTTGGCCTTTCACGTTCCCGCCGAGAAGTTCGACGAGTACCGGCAGAAGCTCAAGGACAAGGGCGTGCGGGTGGGCCCGGTCCTCAACCACGACGAGAGCGCCGCGCAGGTGTCGGCGACGGTCCATCCCGGCGTCTACGTGCGCTCGTTCTACTTCCTCGACCCGGACGGCATCACGCTCGAGTTCGCCTGCTGGACGCGGGAATTCGGTGACGCCGACACGATGACCCCGCCAAAGACGGCGGCGGACCGCCGGGTGCCCACGCCGGCGAGCGGATAG
- a CDS encoding TetR/AcrR family transcriptional regulator, translating into MAQVRPYRGIDAPQRIAERRQRLLEAGLDLLAGRPRPADLTVRAICSQSGLAARYFYESFVDKDAFVGAVFDWVVADIATTTQAAMAAAPPEEQSHAAMANIVRTISDDVRVGRLLFSTHLANPVVVRKRAQSGALFALLSGQHAGAALQLAENERIKAAAHFVVGGVGQTLSAWLSGDVKFTPEQLARQLSVFIDQLSYPQLYKPEG; encoded by the coding sequence ATGGCCCAGGTTCGCCCGTACCGAGGCATCGACGCGCCGCAACGGATCGCGGAACGCCGGCAACGGCTGCTGGAGGCAGGTCTGGACCTGCTCGCCGGCCGGCCGAGGCCGGCCGACCTGACCGTTCGCGCCATCTGCTCACAGTCCGGGCTGGCGGCCCGCTACTTCTACGAGAGCTTCGTCGACAAGGACGCGTTCGTCGGTGCGGTCTTCGACTGGGTGGTTGCCGACATCGCCACGACGACGCAGGCGGCGATGGCCGCGGCACCTCCCGAGGAGCAGAGCCACGCCGCCATGGCCAACATCGTGCGCACGATCTCCGACGACGTCCGGGTGGGCCGGTTGCTGTTCAGCACGCACCTGGCCAATCCGGTGGTGGTGCGCAAGCGTGCTCAGTCGGGCGCGCTGTTCGCGCTGTTGTCGGGGCAGCACGCCGGCGCCGCGTTGCAGCTCGCGGAGAACGAAAGGATCAAAGCGGCAGCGCACTTCGTCGTCGGCGGCGTCGGTCAGACGTTGAGCGCGTGGCTTTCCGGCGATGTGAAGTTCACCCCCGAGCAGCTGGCGCGCCAGCTCTCGGTGTTCATCGACCAGCTGTCATACCCGCAGCTGTACAAGCCCGAGGGCTGA
- a CDS encoding acyl-CoA dehydrogenase: MPIAILEEHNDLAESVRSLVARVAPSDVLHEALENPIPNPPPYWKAAAEQGLQGVHLAESVGGQGFGILELAIVLAEFGYGAVPGPFVPSAIASALIAAHDPEADILGGLASGDVIAAYAIDSGLTATRHGDQLVIRGEVRAVPAAAQAAVLVLPVAIESGEEWVVLDAGSLEIEPVRSVDPLRPVAHVRANAVEVGDDRVLSNLSRELARALMSTLLSAEAVGVARWATDTAAAYAKIREQFGRPIGQFQAIKHKCAGMIAETERATAAVWDAARAIDEAHENPDSAFEFAAAVAATLAPVAAQHCTQDCIQVHGGIGFTWEHDTNVYYRRALVLVASFGRASEYPQRVVDIATTKGMRPLNIDLDPETEKLRDEIRAEVAALKDIPREKRNAAIAEGGWVQPHLPVPWGRASNPVEQIIIAQEFSTGRVKRPQMGIAAWIIPSIVAFGTDEQKERFLPPTFRGEMIWCQLFSEPGAGSDLASLTTKATKVDGGWRITGQKIWTTGAQYSQWGALLARTDPSAPKHNGITYFLLDMNSEGVEVKPLRELTGNAMFNTVFIDDVFVPDDLVLGDADRGWEVSRNTLTNERVSIGSSEPPFLPSLDKFVEFLSDGHFDQVAQNHAGVLIAEGHAAKILNMRSTLLTLAGGDPMPAAAISKLLSMRTGQGYAEFAVSSFGTDAVLGDPEQITGRWADYLLASRATTIYGGTSEVQLNIIAERLLGLPRDP, from the coding sequence ATGCCCATCGCCATTCTCGAAGAGCACAACGATCTGGCCGAGTCGGTCCGCTCACTGGTCGCGCGCGTCGCGCCGTCCGACGTGCTGCACGAGGCGCTCGAGAACCCCATCCCCAATCCCCCGCCGTACTGGAAGGCCGCAGCCGAACAGGGACTGCAGGGTGTGCATCTCGCCGAGTCGGTCGGCGGGCAGGGCTTCGGCATCCTCGAGCTGGCGATCGTGCTGGCAGAGTTCGGTTACGGCGCGGTGCCCGGTCCCTTCGTTCCGTCGGCCATCGCCAGCGCCCTGATCGCCGCGCACGACCCCGAGGCCGACATCCTCGGCGGGCTGGCGTCCGGCGACGTCATCGCCGCGTACGCGATCGACTCCGGGCTCACCGCGACGCGCCACGGCGACCAGCTGGTGATCCGCGGTGAAGTCCGGGCCGTGCCGGCGGCGGCACAGGCCGCGGTTCTGGTGCTGCCGGTCGCGATCGAGTCCGGTGAGGAATGGGTGGTCCTCGACGCCGGCTCACTCGAGATCGAGCCGGTGCGCAGCGTCGACCCGTTGCGTCCGGTCGCGCACGTGCGCGCCAACGCGGTCGAGGTCGGCGACGACCGGGTGCTGAGCAACCTGAGCCGTGAACTGGCTCGTGCGCTGATGTCGACGCTGTTGTCCGCGGAGGCGGTCGGAGTCGCGCGGTGGGCCACCGACACCGCGGCGGCCTACGCCAAGATCCGCGAGCAGTTCGGCCGGCCGATCGGGCAGTTCCAGGCCATCAAGCACAAGTGCGCCGGCATGATCGCCGAGACCGAGCGGGCCACCGCGGCGGTGTGGGATGCCGCCCGCGCCATCGACGAGGCCCACGAGAATCCGGACAGCGCTTTCGAGTTCGCCGCCGCCGTCGCCGCGACGCTGGCGCCGGTCGCCGCACAGCACTGCACCCAGGACTGCATTCAGGTGCACGGCGGCATCGGATTCACCTGGGAGCACGACACCAACGTCTACTACCGGCGCGCTCTGGTTCTGGTGGCGTCGTTCGGGCGGGCCTCGGAGTACCCGCAGCGCGTCGTCGACATCGCGACCACGAAGGGGATGCGTCCGCTCAACATCGACCTCGACCCCGAGACCGAGAAGCTGCGCGACGAGATCCGCGCGGAAGTGGCAGCGCTGAAGGACATTCCGCGCGAGAAGCGCAATGCCGCCATCGCCGAGGGCGGCTGGGTGCAGCCGCACCTGCCGGTGCCGTGGGGTCGCGCCTCGAACCCGGTCGAGCAGATCATCATCGCCCAGGAGTTCTCGACCGGCCGCGTCAAGCGCCCGCAGATGGGCATCGCGGCCTGGATCATCCCGTCCATCGTCGCGTTCGGCACCGACGAGCAGAAGGAACGGTTCCTGCCGCCCACCTTCCGCGGCGAGATGATCTGGTGCCAGCTGTTCTCCGAGCCCGGCGCCGGGTCCGACCTGGCGAGCCTGACCACCAAGGCCACCAAGGTCGACGGCGGCTGGCGGATCACCGGTCAGAAGATCTGGACCACCGGCGCGCAGTACTCGCAGTGGGGCGCGCTGCTGGCCAGGACGGACCCGAGCGCACCGAAGCACAACGGCATCACCTACTTCCTGCTCGACATGAACAGCGAAGGCGTCGAGGTCAAGCCGCTGCGGGAGCTCACCGGCAACGCGATGTTCAACACGGTGTTCATCGACGACGTGTTCGTGCCCGACGACCTGGTGCTCGGCGACGCCGACCGCGGGTGGGAGGTCAGCCGCAACACGCTGACCAACGAACGGGTCTCGATCGGCAGCAGCGAGCCGCCGTTCCTGCCGAGCCTGGACAAGTTCGTCGAGTTCCTGTCCGACGGCCACTTCGACCAGGTCGCGCAGAACCATGCGGGCGTGCTCATCGCCGAGGGCCACGCCGCCAAGATCCTGAACATGCGTTCCACGTTGCTGACGCTGGCCGGTGGCGATCCGATGCCCGCCGCGGCCATCTCCAAGCTGCTGTCGATGCGCACCGGGCAGGGCTACGCGGAGTTCGCGGTGTCGTCGTTCGGTACCGACGCCGTGCTCGGCGACCCCGAGCAGATCACCGGCCGCTGGGCGGACTACCTGCTGGCCAGCCGCGCGACGACGATCTACGGCGGCACCTCGGAGGTGCAGCTGAACATCATCGCCGAGCGGCTGCTCGGGCTGCCCCGCGATCCGTAG
- a CDS encoding 2-hydroxyacid dehydrogenase, with protein MRVLAHFVPGDKVTGFLAPHTDWLDVRYCAEDDDETFYRELSDAEVLWHVLRPLSGDDIATAPKLRLVHKLGAGVNTIDVDAATARGIAVANMPGANAASVAEGTVLLMLAALRRLPQLDRATRAGQGWPSDPTLGETVRDIGGCTVGLIGYGNVATRVETIVAAMGARVLHTSTRDDGSPGWRSLTDLLAAADLVSLHLPLTEHTAGLIDRAALTRMKDSAVLVNTSRGPIVDEDALVDALRTGRLAAAGLDVFAVEPVPAGNPLLTLDNVVFTPHVTWYTADTMRRYLEFAVDNCERLRDGRDLVNLVNQVAG; from the coding sequence GTGAGAGTCCTGGCGCATTTCGTCCCCGGCGACAAGGTGACCGGATTCCTTGCGCCGCACACTGATTGGCTGGATGTCCGGTACTGCGCAGAGGACGACGACGAGACGTTCTACCGCGAACTGTCCGACGCCGAGGTGCTCTGGCACGTGCTGCGTCCGCTGTCCGGCGACGACATCGCCACGGCGCCGAAGCTGCGCCTGGTCCACAAACTCGGCGCAGGGGTCAACACCATCGACGTCGACGCCGCTACCGCACGCGGCATCGCGGTGGCGAACATGCCCGGCGCCAACGCGGCGTCGGTCGCCGAGGGCACCGTGCTGCTCATGCTCGCCGCGCTGCGCCGACTCCCCCAGCTCGACCGCGCCACCCGCGCGGGTCAGGGTTGGCCGTCGGACCCCACACTCGGCGAGACCGTTCGCGACATCGGCGGCTGCACCGTCGGCCTGATCGGCTACGGCAACGTCGCCACCCGCGTCGAGACCATCGTCGCCGCCATGGGGGCGCGGGTGCTGCACACCAGCACCCGCGACGACGGCAGCCCCGGCTGGCGCAGCCTGACCGATCTGCTGGCCGCCGCCGACCTCGTCTCCTTGCACCTGCCGCTGACCGAACACACCGCGGGGCTCATCGACCGCGCTGCCCTGACACGCATGAAAGACAGTGCGGTCCTGGTGAACACCTCGCGCGGCCCCATCGTCGACGAAGACGCGCTCGTCGACGCGCTGCGGACCGGCCGGCTGGCCGCCGCCGGCCTCGATGTCTTCGCGGTCGAGCCGGTGCCTGCCGGGAACCCGCTGCTCACGCTCGACAACGTCGTGTTCACCCCGCACGTCACCTGGTACACGGCCGACACCATGCGCCGATACCTGGAGTTCGCCGTCGACAACTGCGAACGCCTTCGTGACGGCCGGGACCTCGTGAACCTGGTGAACCAGGTTGCGGGGTAA
- a CDS encoding trans-aconitate 2-methyltransferase encodes MWNPDVYLAFADHRGRPFFDLLARVGARSPRRVADLGCGPGNLTQTLSSRWPDAVVEAWDSSAEMVEAARARGVRAQVGDVRDWTPAPDTDVVVSNATLQWVPEHPQLVVRWADRLAAGSWIAFQVPGNFDAPSHQAVRDLGRQPQWSEALRDFPFREREVVLPAAGYAALMTDAGCSVDAWETTYVHELSGEKPVLEWITGTALRPVRAALSDPEWEQFRAELAPMLDAAYPRRADGRTFFPFRRIFVVARVR; translated from the coding sequence ATGTGGAACCCGGATGTCTACCTGGCCTTCGCCGACCACCGCGGGAGGCCTTTCTTCGACCTCCTGGCCCGGGTCGGCGCCCGGAGTCCGCGCCGTGTCGCCGACCTCGGCTGTGGGCCGGGCAACCTCACCCAGACACTGTCGAGCCGCTGGCCGGACGCCGTCGTGGAAGCGTGGGACTCCTCCGCGGAGATGGTCGAGGCGGCACGGGCGCGCGGGGTGCGGGCTCAGGTCGGCGACGTCCGGGACTGGACGCCCGCTCCCGACACCGACGTCGTGGTCAGCAATGCCACCCTGCAGTGGGTGCCCGAGCATCCGCAGCTGGTGGTCAGGTGGGCAGATCGGCTCGCCGCCGGATCGTGGATCGCCTTCCAGGTCCCGGGCAATTTCGATGCGCCGTCCCATCAGGCCGTGCGCGACCTGGGGCGTCAGCCGCAGTGGTCGGAAGCATTGCGGGACTTCCCGTTTCGCGAGCGGGAGGTGGTGCTGCCGGCGGCCGGCTATGCGGCTCTGATGACGGACGCCGGCTGTTCGGTCGACGCGTGGGAGACCACCTACGTGCACGAACTATCCGGCGAGAAACCGGTTCTGGAGTGGATCACCGGCACGGCGTTGCGTCCCGTCCGCGCCGCACTGTCGGACCCCGAGTGGGAGCAGTTCCGCGCCGAGCTCGCCCCGATGCTCGACGCGGCCTACCCCCGGCGCGCCGACGGCAGGACCTTCTTTCCGTTCCGCCGGATCTTCGTGGTGGCCCGGGTACGGTGA
- a CDS encoding alpha/beta hydrolase family protein produces MPDVASDPVAEDPSQPEPDELPIPVPDVPGAEATARGLPRRRDLTVRQRLIVDSSAIADLALRTSIASLLSATMIPSVAGAVRRSRSRAEREHLNFYAGLAAAGDPERSFPAPTQLPRVFSRPANPVAEWVAHGNVRNIRFDSSFEAVNPALRDQCASYARNNVVHAQHWRHDDGPRPTLCVIHGFMGSAYLFNGLFFSLPWFYRSGYDVVLYTLPFHGRRAEKYSPFSGHGYFAHGFAGFCEAMAQAVHDFRSLMDYLEYTGVDRIALTGMSLGGYTSALIASVDDRIQAVIPNVPVVTPDRTVDEWFPANKVVALREWLAGTDSALTDAATMYSSPLNYRPLPAKDRRLIIAGLGDRLAPPQQAEILWRHWDRCAFHWFPGNHVLHVSQPDYLRRMTRFMGDFMFD; encoded by the coding sequence ATGCCAGACGTGGCCTCCGACCCCGTTGCCGAGGATCCGTCCCAGCCGGAACCGGACGAACTGCCGATTCCCGTGCCCGATGTGCCCGGCGCCGAAGCCACCGCGCGCGGCCTGCCGCGCCGCAGGGACCTCACGGTGCGGCAGCGCCTGATCGTCGACTCGTCGGCAATCGCCGACCTGGCACTGCGCACCTCCATCGCGTCCCTGCTGAGCGCCACGATGATCCCGTCGGTGGCCGGGGCGGTGCGCCGGTCGCGGTCCAGAGCCGAACGGGAGCACCTGAACTTCTACGCCGGACTGGCCGCCGCCGGAGATCCCGAGCGCTCGTTCCCCGCACCGACGCAGCTGCCCCGGGTGTTCTCCCGTCCTGCCAACCCGGTCGCCGAATGGGTGGCGCACGGCAACGTCCGCAACATCCGGTTCGACAGCAGCTTCGAGGCGGTCAACCCCGCGTTGCGGGACCAGTGCGCAAGCTATGCGCGCAACAACGTCGTCCACGCCCAGCACTGGCGCCACGACGACGGCCCGCGGCCCACGCTGTGTGTGATCCATGGGTTCATGGGGTCGGCGTATCTGTTCAACGGGCTGTTCTTCTCGCTGCCCTGGTTCTACCGCTCCGGCTACGACGTGGTGCTCTACACGCTGCCGTTCCACGGTCGCCGCGCTGAGAAGTACTCCCCGTTCAGCGGCCACGGGTATTTCGCGCACGGCTTCGCCGGCTTCTGCGAGGCGATGGCGCAAGCCGTTCACGATTTCCGTTCGCTGATGGACTATCTCGAGTACACCGGGGTGGATCGCATCGCTCTGACGGGAATGTCGCTCGGTGGCTACACCTCGGCGCTGATCGCCAGTGTCGACGACCGGATCCAGGCGGTCATCCCCAATGTTCCTGTGGTCACGCCGGATCGGACCGTCGACGAGTGGTTCCCGGCCAACAAGGTGGTGGCGCTGCGCGAGTGGCTGGCCGGAACCGACTCGGCACTCACCGACGCCGCGACCATGTACTCCTCGCCGCTGAACTATCGCCCGCTGCCGGCCAAGGACAGGCGGTTGATCATCGCCGGCCTCGGCGACCGTCTGGCACCGCCGCAACAGGCCGAGATCCTGTGGCGGCACTGGGATCGCTGCGCGTTCCACTGGTTCCCGGGCAATCACGTGCTGCACGTCAGCCAGCCGGACTACCTGCGCCGCATGACCCGGTTCATGGGCGACTTCATGTTCGACTGA
- a CDS encoding TetR/AcrR family transcriptional regulator yields the protein MTVQPREQLPTVRGRQTQAAIDAAARAVIARKGILATTVADIASEAGKSTASFYNYYDSKEAMVREWAVRFRDEARERSLAAAEPGLSNWERSQKAAAAHWNTYRHRLAEIISVSQMAMISDDFAEYWSDICALPIGLITALVEQAQKQGFSADSDARLIAVALVSMLNQFCYTQLSGSAESVDDAACIKTLAEIFYRTIYHREAHTP from the coding sequence GTGACCGTCCAACCCCGCGAGCAACTGCCGACCGTGCGCGGCCGGCAGACGCAGGCGGCGATCGATGCCGCAGCCCGTGCGGTCATCGCCCGCAAGGGCATCCTCGCGACCACGGTCGCCGACATCGCGAGCGAGGCGGGCAAGTCGACGGCATCGTTTTACAACTACTACGACTCGAAAGAAGCGATGGTCCGCGAGTGGGCCGTGCGCTTCCGTGACGAAGCCCGCGAGCGATCGCTGGCCGCCGCCGAGCCCGGGCTGAGCAATTGGGAGCGATCCCAGAAGGCGGCGGCCGCCCACTGGAACACCTACCGCCACCGCCTGGCCGAGATCATCAGCGTCTCGCAGATGGCGATGATCAGCGACGACTTCGCCGAATACTGGAGCGACATCTGCGCACTGCCCATCGGCTTGATCACCGCACTGGTCGAACAGGCGCAGAAGCAAGGCTTTTCCGCCGACAGCGACGCTCGCCTGATCGCCGTCGCGCTGGTGTCGATGCTCAACCAGTTCTGCTACACGCAACTGTCCGGCAGCGCCGAGAGCGTCGACGACGCGGCCTGTATCAAGACGCTCGCCGAGATCTTCTACCGCACGATCTACCACCGGGAGGCCCACACGCCATGA
- a CDS encoding alpha/beta hydrolase, which yields MSRPTTSQTPGVTREFIGLDSTTAHRAGSGGHPCQGLYHRGVGRKPKVAMIATHYQIDFSEHYLADYMATRGIGFLGWNTRFRGFESSFLLDHALVDIGVGVRWLREVQGIETVILLGNSGGGSLMAAYQANAVHHHVTPLEGMRPAAGLDDLPPADGYVASAAHPGRPDVLTAWMDASVVDENDAVATNSDLDLFNERNGPPYTPEFIEQYRAAQIARNEAITDWAEAELTRVRAAGFSDRPFTVMRTWADPRMVDPLLEPTKRPPNQCYAGVPAKANRSTHGIAAACTLRNWIGMWSLRHAQTRAEPHLARIDCPALVINAEQDTGVYPSDAQRIYDALAGSDKTQCAIDTDHYFTTPGARTEKADTIAKWIARRW from the coding sequence ATGAGCAGACCGACGACGTCGCAAACACCGGGCGTGACACGAGAGTTCATCGGCCTGGACTCCACCACGGCGCACCGCGCGGGATCGGGGGGCCATCCCTGCCAGGGCCTCTACCACCGCGGTGTGGGCCGCAAGCCCAAAGTCGCGATGATCGCCACGCATTACCAGATCGACTTCTCCGAGCACTATCTCGCCGACTACATGGCCACCCGCGGCATCGGCTTTCTGGGCTGGAACACCCGGTTCCGCGGATTCGAGAGCAGCTTCCTGCTCGACCATGCGCTCGTCGACATCGGGGTCGGGGTGCGCTGGCTGCGCGAGGTGCAGGGCATCGAAACGGTGATCCTGCTGGGCAATTCGGGTGGCGGCTCACTGATGGCGGCCTATCAGGCGAACGCGGTGCACCACCACGTCACCCCGCTCGAGGGCATGCGTCCCGCCGCCGGGCTCGACGACCTGCCGCCCGCCGACGGTTACGTCGCGAGTGCGGCACACCCGGGCCGACCCGACGTGCTGACCGCCTGGATGGACGCCTCGGTGGTGGACGAGAACGACGCGGTGGCAACCAATTCCGATCTCGATCTGTTCAACGAGCGCAACGGGCCGCCGTATACCCCCGAGTTCATCGAGCAGTATCGGGCCGCTCAGATCGCCCGCAACGAAGCCATCACAGACTGGGCCGAAGCGGAGTTGACCCGCGTGCGGGCGGCCGGCTTCTCCGACCGGCCGTTCACCGTGATGCGCACCTGGGCGGACCCGCGCATGGTCGATCCCCTGCTCGAGCCCACCAAGCGGCCGCCCAACCAGTGCTATGCCGGTGTTCCCGCGAAGGCCAACAGATCCACGCACGGCATCGCCGCGGCGTGCACGCTCCGCAACTGGATCGGCATGTGGAGTCTGCGTCACGCGCAGACCCGCGCCGAGCCGCACCTGGCGCGCATCGACTGTCCGGCCCTGGTGATCAACGCCGAGCAGGACACCGGCGTGTACCCCTCCGATGCGCAGCGCATCTACGACGCACTCGCCGGTTCGGACAAGACCCAGTGCGCGATCGACACCGACCACTACTTCACCACGCCCGGGGCGAGGACCGAGAAAGCCGATACCATCGCCAAGTGGATCGCACGCCGCTGGTGA
- a CDS encoding SAM-dependent methyltransferase: MRTDDDTWDITSSVGSTALLVAAARALEAGKSNPVAGDAFAEVFCRAAGGDWTALLDGRAPEHRLMSDWGRAFIDFQAARTRYFDDYFRHAARAGARQIVVLAAGLDSRAYRLGWPAGTRVFELDQPRVLDFKRSVLTDYGATPRAERIEVPVDLREDWPKALQDNGFDPTAPSAWIAEGLLVYLPAASQQQLFAGIDALSAPRSQVAVEDSRPMDTAAFEEHRDRELAAGEDVNFFSLAYNQRHEPAEDWFTGRGWRAAATPLNALLAELGRPVPDNASDAGQMTGSITLVSAIKAA; the protein is encoded by the coding sequence GTGCGTACCGATGACGACACCTGGGACATCACCAGCAGTGTGGGCTCGACGGCATTGCTGGTAGCGGCGGCACGGGCGCTGGAGGCCGGCAAGTCCAACCCGGTGGCCGGCGACGCGTTCGCCGAGGTGTTCTGCCGCGCGGCCGGGGGCGACTGGACTGCGCTGCTGGACGGCCGCGCGCCCGAGCATCGACTCATGAGCGACTGGGGCCGAGCCTTCATCGACTTCCAGGCAGCCCGGACCCGCTACTTCGACGATTACTTCCGCCATGCCGCACGTGCGGGCGCGCGTCAGATCGTGGTGCTGGCCGCGGGTCTCGACTCTCGGGCATATCGGCTCGGCTGGCCCGCCGGCACCCGGGTCTTCGAACTCGACCAACCGCGCGTCCTGGACTTCAAGCGCTCGGTTCTGACGGATTACGGTGCGACGCCGCGCGCGGAGCGCATCGAGGTTCCGGTCGACCTGCGCGAGGACTGGCCGAAAGCGCTGCAGGACAACGGCTTCGATCCGACCGCACCGTCGGCCTGGATCGCGGAGGGGCTGCTCGTCTACCTGCCCGCGGCCAGCCAGCAGCAGCTGTTCGCCGGCATCGACGCGTTGTCGGCGCCGCGCAGCCAGGTGGCCGTCGAGGACTCCCGGCCGATGGACACCGCGGCGTTCGAAGAGCATCGGGACCGCGAGCTGGCGGCGGGTGAGGACGTCAACTTCTTCAGTCTCGCCTACAACCAGCGCCACGAGCCGGCCGAAGACTGGTTCACCGGGCGAGGCTGGCGGGCGGCCGCGACGCCGTTGAACGCACTCCTGGCCGAACTCGGACGACCGGTGCCCGACAACGCTTCCGATGCCGGACAGATGACGGGCAGCATCACGCTCGTCAGCGCCATCAAGGCCGCCTGA
- a CDS encoding tautomerase family protein gives MPSTVIEVRRRYDAAEEVAIIDAVHQALVSAFGIPFNDRHVRLVAHEPHRFSHSPTLAKPELHTFVAIDCFAGRSIHAKRNLYGQIVDRLSTLGIPPDHVTIVLRESALENWGIRGGQAACDVDLGFDVTV, from the coding sequence ATGCCCAGTACGGTCATCGAGGTCCGACGGCGCTACGACGCAGCCGAAGAGGTGGCGATCATCGATGCGGTTCACCAGGCGCTCGTGTCCGCGTTCGGGATTCCGTTCAACGACAGGCATGTCCGCCTGGTCGCCCATGAACCCCACCGGTTCTCACACTCACCGACGTTGGCGAAGCCGGAGCTGCATACCTTCGTGGCGATCGACTGCTTTGCGGGTCGGTCGATACATGCCAAACGCAATCTCTACGGCCAGATCGTGGACCGGCTGAGCACACTGGGCATCCCGCCCGATCACGTGACCATCGTGCTGAGGGAAAGCGCCCTCGAGAACTGGGGAATCCGCGGCGGGCAAGCCGCTTGCGATGTCGATCTCGGTTTCGACGTCACCGTGTAG
- a CDS encoding oxygenase MpaB family protein, with protein sequence MSEPEGMLGLGLLAGPANVIMQLARPGVGYGVLESRVESGRVDRHPIKRARTTFTYLAVSTSGTDKQKAAFRRAVNGAHAQVFSTDESPVKYHAFDKDLQLWVGACLYKGVVDVYRLFVGDLDDATADRLYLQGRALATMLQVPESMWPADRAAFDRYWQESLDKVHIDDTVREYLYPIAVSRLRGMTLPGPLQRRAESFALLITAGFLPQRFREEMHFSWDDRRQRRFDRLMGVLRVVNRCSPKFVREFPFNVLLKDVDWRIRTGRPLV encoded by the coding sequence ATGAGCGAGCCCGAGGGCATGCTCGGCCTGGGTCTTCTCGCCGGGCCCGCCAACGTGATCATGCAGCTCGCGCGTCCGGGCGTCGGCTACGGCGTGCTGGAGAGCCGGGTCGAGAGCGGCCGCGTCGACCGGCACCCGATCAAGCGTGCGCGAACCACCTTCACCTATCTGGCCGTGTCGACCAGCGGCACCGACAAGCAGAAGGCCGCGTTCCGCCGCGCCGTCAACGGTGCCCACGCCCAGGTCTTCTCCACTGATGAGAGCCCGGTGAAGTACCACGCCTTCGACAAGGACCTCCAACTCTGGGTCGGCGCATGTCTCTACAAGGGCGTCGTGGACGTCTATCGGCTCTTCGTCGGCGACCTGGACGACGCCACCGCCGACCGGCTCTATCTGCAGGGCCGTGCCCTGGCCACGATGCTGCAGGTGCCCGAGAGCATGTGGCCCGCCGACCGCGCCGCCTTCGACCGCTACTGGCAGGAATCGCTGGACAAGGTCCACATCGACGACACCGTGCGTGAGTACCTCTATCCCATTGCGGTGTCCCGGCTGCGCGGGATGACCCTGCCCGGGCCGCTGCAGCGCCGCGCGGAGAGCTTCGCGCTGCTGATCACGGCCGGCTTTCTGCCGCAACGATTCCGAGAGGAGATGCACTTCTCCTGGGATGACCGGCGGCAGCGCCGGTTCGACAGGCTGATGGGAGTCCTGCGTGTGGTCAACAGGTGCTCGCCGAAGTTCGTGCGCGAGTTCCCGTTCAACGTTCTGCTCAAAGACGTCGACTGGCGGATCCGCACCGGCCGTCCGCTGGTCTGA